One window of the Candidatus Goldiibacteriota bacterium HGW-Goldbacteria-1 genome contains the following:
- a CDS encoding glutamate synthase encodes MGNPSGFLKLKREALKYRPVCERVKDYAEVAVPKSDEQVSEQASRCMDCGTPFCHWACPLSNLVPEWNDHAYRNRWKGAFILLDETNVLPEVTGRVCPALCEAACVLGVNDSAVTIRDNELAIIEKAFKDGYIKARKNIKRTGKKAAVIGSGPAGISAAYHLNRAGHSVTVYEKEDRPGGFMRYGIPDFKLEKTIIDRRLNLLKEEGIVFKNGINAGVDIKAEELLKNYDAICVSTGCRKERDLAIPGRELAGIHQAVAYLKQSNMRVAKDAITEDIIFAEGKKVVVIGGGDTGADCVGTANRQGASCVIQIEIMPKPPETRPENQPWPKYPMIFKTSTSHEEGSDRKWSVLTKSFTGENGRVKSIKCVQVLFSDGKFNEIAGSEFEIQADLVLLAMGFTGPVKEGLLEGLGVELDARGNVKKGENSMTSVNKVFSAGDVSRGPSLIVWAIAEGKKTAEDMDRYLKK; translated from the coding sequence ATGGGAAATCCTTCTGGTTTTCTTAAGTTAAAAAGGGAAGCGTTAAAATACAGGCCGGTATGCGAAAGGGTAAAAGATTACGCCGAAGTGGCGGTGCCCAAATCGGATGAACAAGTAAGCGAGCAGGCGTCCCGCTGTATGGATTGCGGCACGCCGTTTTGCCATTGGGCATGCCCGCTTAGCAATCTGGTACCGGAATGGAATGACCATGCGTACAGAAACCGTTGGAAAGGCGCGTTTATTCTTCTGGATGAAACAAACGTGCTTCCGGAAGTGACGGGAAGGGTATGCCCGGCTTTATGCGAAGCTGCCTGCGTGCTTGGGGTAAATGACAGCGCGGTAACTATAAGGGACAACGAACTTGCAATAATTGAAAAAGCATTTAAGGATGGTTACATAAAGGCCAGAAAAAATATAAAACGCACCGGAAAAAAAGCGGCGGTTATAGGCTCCGGGCCGGCGGGAATATCCGCGGCTTATCACTTAAACAGGGCGGGGCACAGCGTGACCGTTTATGAAAAAGAAGACAGGCCGGGCGGTTTCATGCGCTACGGCATTCCGGATTTTAAGCTTGAAAAAACCATAATAGACCGCAGGCTTAACCTTCTTAAGGAAGAAGGGATTGTTTTTAAAAACGGAATTAACGCGGGTGTTGATATTAAGGCGGAAGAACTTTTAAAAAACTATGACGCAATCTGCGTGTCAACAGGGTGCAGAAAAGAACGCGACCTTGCAATTCCCGGAAGGGAACTTGCCGGCATACATCAGGCGGTTGCGTATTTAAAACAGTCCAATATGAGGGTGGCAAAAGATGCCATAACAGAAGATATAATTTTTGCGGAAGGTAAAAAAGTGGTGGTAATAGGCGGCGGGGACACGGGCGCAGACTGTGTGGGTACGGCAAACAGGCAGGGAGCGTCGTGCGTAATACAGATAGAGATAATGCCAAAACCTCCGGAAACAAGGCCTGAAAATCAGCCATGGCCCAAGTACCCGATGATATTTAAAACTTCCACCAGCCACGAAGAAGGTTCCGATAGAAAGTGGTCTGTGCTGACAAAAAGTTTTACCGGAGAAAACGGCAGGGTAAAATCAATAAAGTGTGTTCAGGTTTTATTCAGTGATGGAAAGTTTAATGAAATCGCGGGTTCTGAATTTGAAATACAGGCGGACCTGGTGCTGCTGGCAATGGGTTTCACAGGCCCGGTAAAAGAAGGGCTGCTTGAAGGGCTTGGCGTGGAACTTGACGCCAGGGGTAATGTGAAAAAGGGTGAAAATTCAATGACATCTGTTAATAAAGTGTTTTCCGCGGGCGACGTATCGCGCGGCCCGTCGCTTATTGTATGGGCGATAGCCGAAGGCAAAAAAACCGCGGAGGATATGGACAGGTATCTGAAAAAATAA